GTAAAATACAATTTAAAAGTAGAAAAATTAATTGAGGAGCCAGAGGAAATTATTAAGGAATTAATAAAATTATATGCTCAAAAAATAAATACTGATGATATCGCTATCAAATTAACAAAAAAGACAGCTACTATCACACTCCCAGAAAGTGCATCGTTCTTACAAAACCTTCAAATGATTAAAATGGCTGTGGCTAATGAAGCAATGGCAAGAATCAATGGAATGGAAAAAGTATCCTTTGTAGATGTTTTCGAAAAAAAGAAAGCAAAAGCAGCAAAATCAGAAAACAATGAATAATATAATTATTAACTATTAATTTTTTTATCTTTTTATTTTTTTAAATTTTATTTCGTTATGGCGTATTCGAGAACAATACACTTCCCCAACCCACAATATATTCTATATTTCTACTGCACTGCAACATATTATACATATATTTTATTTTTGTTTGCCATTAATTAAATTTAAATAATGTAAATATTATTAGTTAGATATAACTATATAGTTTATTAATTATTTGTGGTATTTATGAAAGATTTACACAACCGAGAAATAAAATCGTTAAGAATTTCGATAACTCCCCAATGCAATTTAAATTGTTTTTACTGCCATAAAGAAGGGCACAATATAGATAATAACAAATTAATGACCCCAACAGAAATAGGGGAAATGGTAAAATATTCTTTAAAATATGGCATAAATAAAATTAAAATATCAGGGGGAGAACCACTTTTAAGGAACGATTTGCCCGAGATAATAAGAAATATAAAAAATTTAAAAAATAATCAAATAAAAGATATATCTCTTACTACAAATGGAATATTGTTGGAAAAATATGCTCAAAAATTAAAAGATGCAGGATTGGATAGAGTAAATGTTAGTTTGGATACCTTAGACCCGGAGCTATATAAAAAAATAACTGGTGGAAATGTTGAACTGGTTAAACGGGGAATAGAAAAGGCCGTAGAAGCTGGTTTAAAACCCATAAAAATAAATTTTGTTGTTATGAGCAATACCGTAGGGGGATTAAATGATATTATGGATTATTGTAGAAAAATGGGAGTTATTTTACAAATAATAGAATTTATGCCAGTTGATGAAAAATTAAAAAAATACCATTATGATATAAATAAAATAGAGGAAGAAATAAGTAAAAAATCAGATAAAACCATGGTTAGAAAATTTATGCAAAATAGAAAAAAATATTTGGTTGATGGTTTGGAAATTGAATTTGTTAGGCCAATGGATAATACTGAATTTTGTAGCCATTGCACTAGGATAAGATTAACATATGATGGATTGTTAAAGCCCTGCTTACTTAGGGATGATAATTTAGTAGATGTTTTAACCCCATTACGAAATGGCGAAGATATTAACAAATGTTTTATTAAATGTATTGATAGAAGAGAATTATATTTTAAAGAATAAAAAATAAAAATTTTATCTTATTTTATTACTTGATAAATAATAAACACCTTGACCAAAACAAATACCTCCATCCCCATTTGGCACATTTTTATGATATAAAAATTTAAATCCATTATTTTCTACATTTTGTCTTATTTTCTCAGATATAATTTTATTGTATGAAACTCCACCAGTCAAACCTATATATTTAATATTGTGGAGCTCCGAGTTTTTAATGGCAATTTCTGAAAGTCCGTCCGCAATTGCCAAATGAATATAATATGCTATAAATTCCTTTTCAAATCCATTTAATAGCATTTTATAGCAATTATAAACCAAATCAGTTGTATTTAATATATATTTTCCATCATCTTTCGTTTTTGTTATTTTTATATCCTGTTTAACCATTTCTAGACATCTTTTATATTCTTCATCGGAACAATTTTTTATAAAGTTTTCTGCCACACATTCTAATTTAATGGCATATTCTCCATCGTAGGTTCTTTCATGGCATACTGAGAGCATAGCCGAAACTGAATCAAGTATTCTTCCGCAAGAAGTTGTATTATTTACATTTAATTTTTTATTTAGCTGAAATAATATAATATTTAATTCTTTTTCTGTAAAATAATTATATTTTTTAATAAAATTAATCAATTCCTCTTTTTCAAGTTTTTTATAAAGTATTGATATTAACATCCTAAGTGGCTGTTTTGCGGCAAGGTCTCCCCCAGCTTGATATTGTTCCTCAAAATGTCCAATTCTTTCCATAATCCCATCAATATATGAAAAGACCTCTCCGCCCCAAATAATTCCATCTGTTCCATAACCCACTCCATCAATTGCAATAATTGTGGCAGGTTCAAAAATATTATTATCTCCCAATAACGAATAACAATGGGCTTCGTGGTGTTGTGCCCTATGTACTTTTATAT
The window above is part of the Methanococcus aeolicus Nankai-3 genome. Proteins encoded here:
- the moaA gene encoding GTP 3',8-cyclase MoaA: MKDLHNREIKSLRISITPQCNLNCFYCHKEGHNIDNNKLMTPTEIGEMVKYSLKYGINKIKISGGEPLLRNDLPEIIRNIKNLKNNQIKDISLTTNGILLEKYAQKLKDAGLDRVNVSLDTLDPELYKKITGGNVELVKRGIEKAVEAGLKPIKINFVVMSNTVGGLNDIMDYCRKMGVILQIIEFMPVDEKLKKYHYDINKIEEEISKKSDKTMVRKFMQNRKKYLVDGLEIEFVRPMDNTEFCSHCTRIRLTYDGLLKPCLLRDDNLVDVLTPLRNGEDINKCFIKCIDRRELYFKE